In the genome of Candidatus Latescibacter sp., one region contains:
- a CDS encoding malic enzyme-like NAD(P)-binding protein, which produces MTEVRIKLTKEMALEYHLGGKIGLGLLKPLRNDIDLSLAYTPGVAEACRLIETDPDSAFTHTAKGNTVAVVTDGTAVLGLGDIGAAASIPVMEGKAVLFKAFADIDAWPVPLIAVRQQGLTGRSDPDAFVDTVARLAVMYGGINIEDVAAPECFEIEDRLRDMLDIPVFHDDQHGTAIISLAGLKNYLLLTGKHMADIKIVINGGGAAGIRIGELFRHAGARNIFMCDSKGVIHGERSDLTAQKVQFARDTPCRSLAEVIRGADVFIGVSQPRLVTGEMVRSMAPEPAIFAMANPEPEIRPEEVKIARNDAWIATGRSDYPNQINNVLGFPFIFRGALDVRAMDITLNMKIACSEALAELAREEVPEYVRNAYGGIDLTFGREYMIPKPFDRRVFVRASSAVAESAIKDGAARKIIDIGEYTRALEKKVEKMWMK; this is translated from the coding sequence ATGACTGAGGTTCGCATAAAACTGACAAAAGAAATGGCGCTTGAGTATCATCTCGGCGGAAAGATCGGACTGGGGCTGCTTAAACCTCTCAGGAACGATATAGATCTTTCCCTGGCCTATACTCCCGGTGTGGCGGAAGCCTGCCGGCTTATCGAAACCGACCCGGACAGCGCTTTCACCCATACCGCCAAGGGAAATACGGTCGCGGTGGTCACCGACGGCACCGCTGTGCTGGGGCTGGGCGATATCGGCGCGGCGGCGTCCATTCCGGTCATGGAGGGCAAGGCGGTTCTGTTCAAAGCCTTCGCCGATATAGATGCCTGGCCCGTACCCCTCATCGCGGTACGGCAACAGGGATTAACCGGGCGGAGCGATCCCGATGCCTTTGTCGATACCGTGGCGCGGCTCGCGGTCATGTACGGCGGCATCAATATCGAGGATGTGGCGGCCCCGGAATGTTTCGAGATCGAGGACCGTCTCCGTGACATGCTCGACATACCCGTTTTCCATGACGACCAGCACGGTACCGCCATTATCAGTCTGGCGGGATTGAAAAACTACCTGCTCCTCACCGGGAAACACATGGCCGACATCAAGATCGTCATCAACGGCGGGGGCGCTGCCGGTATCCGTATCGGGGAGCTTTTCCGTCACGCCGGCGCGCGGAACATCTTCATGTGCGATTCCAAAGGGGTTATCCACGGAGAACGAAGCGATCTGACCGCTCAAAAAGTGCAGTTCGCCAGAGATACACCCTGCCGCTCTCTGGCTGAAGTAATCCGGGGCGCCGATGTGTTCATCGGCGTGTCCCAGCCTCGCCTGGTGACCGGAGAAATGGTCAGGAGCATGGCCCCGGAACCTGCTATATTCGCTATGGCCAATCCGGAACCGGAAATACGCCCCGAAGAGGTGAAAATAGCGCGAAACGACGCATGGATAGCCACCGGGCGGTCTGACTATCCCAACCAGATCAACAATGTGCTGGGCTTCCCCTTCATTTTCCGCGGCGCGCTCGATGTGCGGGCAATGGATATCACTTTGAATATGAAGATCGCCTGCTCGGAGGCTCTCGCCGAACTCGCCCGCGAGGAAGTCCCCGAATATGTCCGGAACGCTTACGGCGGCATCGATCTTACATTCGGGCGGGAATATATGATCCCCAAACCCTTTGACCGGCGGGTGTTCGTCCGCGCTTCCTCAGCGGTGGCCGAGTCGGCGATAAAAGATGGGGCGGCAAGAAAGATCATCGATATCGGGGAGTATACCAGGGCATTGGAAAAGAAAGTGGAAAAGATGTGGATGAAGTAG
- a CDS encoding type II toxin-antitoxin system HicB family antitoxin → MRYRIIIEQDEDGMFVVECPALPGCISQGKTHEEAIENIRDAIECYIESLKMANEPIPPSFIEEFVEVGE, encoded by the coding sequence ATGCGATACAGAATTATCATTGAGCAGGATGAGGATGGAATGTTCGTCGTAGAGTGTCCCGCGCTTCCGGGTTGCATCTCGCAGGGGAAAACCCATGAGGAAGCGATTGAAAACATTCGGGACGCAATTGAATGTTATATCGAGAGCCTTAAAATGGCTAATGAACCGATACCGCCCTCCTTCATAGAGGAGTTTGTCGAGGTCGGTGAATGA